The DNA segment CtcccgccccctccccctcccccccgagaaAGAGTCTCTTTCCATGCTGTGTTTAGGTACGTCTTTTCAGGAGGGATCACTTCCTGAGGTCGTCGGAATTCAGCCACGAACCGTCCTCCTCCACGTCTCGCCGCACGACGAGCAGCATCTCCGCCACGTCCTGAGAGAGCTGTTCACTGAGAAATGTGCTGAGAGCAGAAAGGCAtggacggtgggggggggggggacggaagGGGAGAGACAGAAGGCAGATTACAAGAGCGCACAATGAGGTCAGCGCCGTGTGACCGCTGATATGGGGATGACTCACTGAGTGAGGAGGGGGGTTCAAGACGGACAACGCAGCACACCAGAACCCCACCCTTAATCTGATTCTGAGTAGCCCACAAGTAACGCCTTTGTTACGGAGGGGACCTGGTGACACTGTTGTTGCGTTTCCTACAAGTGAGAAAGGAATAGGCCTTCCCCAATCATCCCCATCATCCTTACCGTAACTCCGCCTCTCCACCAATGCAGACCGGGCTCTTGAGTTTCGAGTCAAGGTTGTAGTACTGTCCGTTAACCTGCCGCACCGCAAGCCAGTGGCGTCTCCTGAGTGGGAGGGACACTATCCCAAGTGACACGTGTGACGGGACGTTCAGTATGAATCCCTGGACTTTTGACACGCAGAGGCTCTGTACTGTCCTACGTTTAAAAAGAGGGAGAAGGACCGTTGGCACCAAGCGATGCACTCCAcatgtcatctttttttttctgatttttcccttttttctcccaatttagtggccaattgatccctattttaattcaaacacccaccctcgtattacatgcgttcgccagctgcatctctccggccggcagtctcgaaggaaagcgcctccccactttcgtgacaaggcgactccaggccgaaccactgtttttccgacacacacagagacgcattcacatgacgaacacaagccgactccgcccccctcccgaagacggcgttgccaatgattgctgtttcaccgagtccggccatagtcggatctgacgagaccggggcgcgaaccccagtccccagtgggcaactgcatcgacaccaagccgatgcttagaccgctacgccaccgcggacaacTCCACATGTCATCTTTGCTCGGGTCACACGTAGCCCGGCGTGTTTGTGGGCCCCGTGGGGGGGTTCTCTCAGCGCGAGGCCGGAAAGGCGGCGGCGCCGTCACTCACCTGCGTTTGTCCCACCACACCGCAGCCAGTTCCCGGCTCTGCAGCGCCGCCATGATAACGTTCACATCGTAGTTCCCCGTGCCCAGCATGGAGCGGTGTGGGTTCACCACACATTGTGGGGCTAGCCtgtaggggagggggggaggggaggggaggggaggggggggggggacaccgtgTCAAACAAAGAGCGGCCCGAGTAACAAAACCCTTTTAACTTGGTCACCAGCAAAGGctttctgtgttttgttttgtcgtGTCTTACTTTAGCACCACTCCATAGAAAGTGGCTGTAAAAGGCGAGGATAAACAGGTGTAACCTCTCTTAAAGACGAGGTGCCAACCTCTGCCCATGATGGGACAAGCAACTGGAGTATAAAAGATTTTATCCGGAGGCTTGACCTGCTCGGGTGGTCGCTTGTTGGCCCCTTACAAAAAAAATATAGCATACTTGAGGTTTATTGTAGTAGGTAAAGTTCAAGTATACGTACGAGGAGTATAATTTTGTTCAGTACATCTCTGATAAGAGCTTAAACAGGTACACTCACCGGTTTTTAGTTTAAAACACGTATACTGATGTTACACTTGACTTGAACAAACTTGCTCTTTGGTAAGGGGATGCGCCACGGGCAAACTGGAGGAGACTGACAACCAGCTTaaaacacgcacgcgcacacacgcgcgcacgcgcaggcGCCGACCCACCGTTTGCAGATGTCGTCGGCCGCCTCCTTGGTGAACACTCGCTCCTGCAGCACGTTGTTCAAGGCATGGATGGCGCACAGCTCCAGTCGTTGTTTTTCGTGGAACACGTCCCCTTCGCTCATACTAAacctgcacgcacacgcacacacacgcacacacacacacacgcacacaaggaaGAACAGCGGTGTAAACACGACCCCAGAGGCGGACGGCGGGCGCACGACCCCCGGAGGCGGACGGCAGGTTCAGCGGCACGCCACGGCGCCACGCGGTCCGCCTCGCTCCAGTCGGGCCGGGCGGGTCGGAAGGGGGTTAGCTTTGCTTACCGTGGTGGGAACCAGCTAGCGCAGCTGCTAAAGCCCCAGCGAACGAGGCCGAGTGGCTGACGAGACGCCCCCTCCGCTGTAACACGAAGCACCGCAGCCGCCGACGCTCGGACGCAGCATAAAGGACGGCGGCGGGCCGGGTCCCGGTGTGCGCAAAGCTGCTGACGCCGCGATCCCCGCTAGCAGAGACGCTGGAGCGTGACAGCCGGATCGAGAAACCGGAAGCGGggatgctgttgttgttgttgctgctgctgctgcgcagCTGTCACGCCCATGCCACGGgcagggggagggctgcagtgggGGACGCGCTGCTTCGTCCTCGCTGAATGAAATACGGATTTCACTGATAAACAGACAGAGAAAGGAGACGATATGAGACGCACATTTATTCTCTGTGGTACGCACGCTACGTAGCAACGGTCTCGGCGCTCGTCTCCGCCAAATGTCGCGAAGCCGGACGTTGTCTTGGAGCGCCCTCTACCGGCGAGCTGGGGTATTATCACGCTGCACGGAGCTCTAGTAAAAGGCGAAAGGTTTACGCGACCTGAAGAGAAACGTGGTAATAAATAATATGGGTGACaccttagtatggggaacatatacaccattaagtaggtgcgtactttataaggtggtagtaccacaagaggagttattctcccttaccaaCACGTAATGAACATGGTCTGTCCTTACATAgcaaaacacaaaagtacaagtgttaatagggttaaattactctaaattgagtttttgttacttagaatatgttccccatactaaagtgacatctatgTTCCCCATAGTAAAGTGTTACCATAAtacataggcgtttctagcccatttttgggggtgctgcagcacccctaaattgaaccacAGCACCCCGTAAAAttgaagattttttattttttactgtatgtccatgtttaataagctgaagaaatgtcaaaaccatatccagtatatggtttaaacgtaatattttaacaacaaaaatacagcacccccccatgcttcgaaaatggtttgatccacccccccccccaaatttatcttgcctggccggccagcactctaggtgctcagcacccctaaagctctgatcctagaatcgcccctgccaTAATATGTAATGACTGAGTAAAATTCGGGGATTTCACGTTGTTGCGTTTGCGGACGCTACATTCCATCGCCACTAGGTGGCAACTGTGAGACGGTGGCTGTCGGAGAGGGACTGCTGCTGTAAGGGGGCGGAAGAAGAACGAGAGCTCAAGGGCAGCAAGTTGGATGAAAGCTTGTCGTTGCTAAATAAAGTTTACACAAAAAAGCCGCTCGTTCGTCTCCTGTGATTCACTCACCAACATAACACACGCGTGTCATCTaattctcagtaaaaaaaaaaaaggctaattaATAGTATAAAAAAATCTTAAAACGTGAGTCAGGTAAAGTCAATCATCAATGCATTACGATCGATCCAAAGCAGCGGAGCGACGACTTACTGCCCGACTGGCTGGCCGCTCCAGCGAGCCGTGCAGGACCGTGCAGACCTGTGTGCAGGACGCGGACGTGATGCGCAAAGCGGGTGTTGCGCGACGGCTCAGCTCTCCAAGAACGTGACTTTTTAAACGTTCATCAGCGTCAACCACACATTTTAAATCTACCACTGCCGATCAGAAGTCACTGGGGGGGGGTCAATGGACCGCGATCGCACATTTGCGATTAATCCATTGATTGGCTCAGATGCTGCACGTCCAGTGATCGATGAGCATAGTCGCACAAACTGCTAAAATCGGCTAAGTACAGAGCAGCGAGGGGGTTTTTTTGTGCATAGGGTGCGTAGGGCGGGTAGGGTGCATAGGGTGCGTAGGGTGGGTAGAATTTTTCGAACGCGCCTATGGCTGCGGACCGTCGCCGCGACTTTCCGCTGTTTGGCTGGGAGAGGCGGCAGCGCAAGCGGCGCAAGGAATCCGGACTCCTGATTGGTTAATCCCCCCCGGCGTCTCGCGTTACGGAGCTGCCCATTGGTCCGGCAGAGCAGGTTAAAcggaggatcttatttttgttcCTGTGTCAACAGAAAGAAAGAGCAGTCGCTAGCCGAGCTAAAGTCGTCGCCAAGCCGATTTGGACGATAGCGTGAATACCGATTCAAACTGACGTAAAGTagacctccctccccccccccaagccagatTAAATATCTCCCGAAGAAATGGTAAGTCAAACAGCCGAGTTCGCCGCCAGCGTTGCTAGCTTGTAGCTCGCTCCGGGGCTAGTTAGCCGTCGTCCTCCGTCTATCTTCGCTTCTTTCGGCGCTCGGGTCGTGTCTATTTGCTGGAATCGGCGTTGAGCTCTGTTTGCGTTAGACACACGCATGGACGTTGGGTGCTACGTAAAACACCGCCGCACTTTTCTGTCACGTTTTGTGCAAAATCGGCTCGGCGGCGTTGTCGCCAGCCAGCGGTACCTTCAAATAAAAACgcgaacgttagctagctagcaagctaacgtCGGGTGGACTCGAGCCATCCGAAGATGGATAACGGCTCTAAATAAGGTCGAGGCTGCGTTAGGCTTAGCCTTACTCCCCCAGCTTCACTTGAGATGGGGTCGAAAGCTGAACAGACGACGTTTCACCAGAATGTAGCTTAAATAAGAACCTATTATGCTAAAACGACCCAGATGCTAGCCTAAGGTTGGAAAACTACCGGTTTAGAGGGGTCGGTCTTCATTGGCAGGATTTTAGATGGTCACGTATAGCTAGCATCAAAACACCACGCAAGTGCACCCACACTGGAATATCACTGAAAGACAAAACTGCATCCTGCATGGGTAATCTAGCTAGATGGCTAAAACGCTAAGTGTATTTAAAGCTGACTAGATGGTTGGATTGTCGTTTTGGTTCCCACTAACTGCGTTAAGTGAGAGTTGTCCTGTAAGTGCAGCGTTGGACATCGCTCGTCCAGGTTTTTCGAAGCCACGCTGGGTTACAGTACACTGACTAATGCGGAGAATAACGATTTCCGGTGGTCACGGTTTaatttgctgctgctgctaatcAGTCGGTCAAGGTGTTAAGGGAATCCCCCCAATAATATCAAAAGCCCTGCTCTGCCATATACCTAGCTTGAGGACAGGCCCGATCTTCACAGAATGAGGTTTTGCGAATTTGCTTATTGGGTGAGTTTGACCCCTTTGCTTGGTTGGTGCATGTAGATAACTTGAGTTTGCTAAAactgtctgtgtatctctcttgCAGAACTCCAATGTGGAGAATTTGCCCCCTCAGGTCCTTCGCTTGGTGTATAAAGAAGTTTCTGCTTTAGCTGCCGACCCCCCTGAGGGCATCAAAATTTATCCCAGTGATGAAGACATCACTGAATTGCACACTGCCATTGAAGGACCAGGTGAGGGTAATAGAGCAGATGAAAGATGATATTGGCCACGGTACTGCTATTTCaagactttttttgttgttgttggcctTTTTAAATTCaaagttgtgttgttgttgtttttttttggaggttggcgaaacaaaaaaagaaacaatgtAACCCAAAGAAGAAGACTGTTGATAATAAAAATCGACTTTGGTGTGCTggaatatgaccccccccccctttttttttaatggaggtTATTATCCCTCATACAAAATATAAACAGTTACAGTCTTGCATCGGTGCTCGTAGTCAACCTCCAAGAAGCAGTGAACTGCTGCGTGttaaggctcatttatgctccctTTACGTACGTAAAGAGACACGTCCGTTTCAAACGCTCTAAACGTCACTGCCGGCCTCCTTTCCATC comes from the Lampris incognitus isolate fLamInc1 unplaced genomic scaffold, fLamInc1.hap2 scaffold_458, whole genome shotgun sequence genome and includes:
- the josd2 gene encoding josephin-2 isoform X1; amino-acid sequence: MSEGDVFHEKQRLELCAIHALNNVLQERVFTKEAADDICKRLAPQCVVNPHRSMLGTGNYDVNVIMAALQSRELAAVWWDKRRTVQSLCVSKVQGFILNVPSHVSLGIVSLPLRRRHWLAVRQVNGQYYNLDSKLKSPVCIGGEAELRTFLSEQLSQDVAEMLLVVRRDVEEDGSWLNSDDLRK
- the josd2 gene encoding josephin-2 isoform X2 produces the protein MGRGWHLVFKRGYTCLSSPFTATFYGVVLKLAPQCVVNPHRSMLGTGNYDVNVIMAALQSRELAAVWWDKRRTVQSLCVSKVQGFILNVPSHVSLGIVSLPLRRRHWLAVRQVNGQYYNLDSKLKSPVCIGGEAELRTFLSEQLSQDVAEMLLVVRRDVEEDGSWLNSDDLRK